acacaaccggccgtgattttatttcataaatccCTGAAATCATTGTGAAGCCCTCTCGATGTCAGTTTTGCAGACAAACGCTTGCCGGGACGATGTTTTAACGTGTcacacgctgctgctgctgtcggcACGCTCGTGGCTGTAGCCACCACACGCACCGGGTGGAGCAGCGCAGGAGCCGTTTGCGGCTCACGGGGGTTGTTGGACCCCCCCCTCCGCCTGCAGCAGGGTTTGTTCTCGGTAATCCCGTTCTTGCTaccccctcctgcagcagcagctatttATTTTACGGGGGTTTTCCCCCTGTAATGCTGTTTCTCAGCTCCAGGTTGCTTGGTTCGAGTGCTGCAGCTTGAGATTGTTCAAGCTCCTGCTTCTACCTGACTCAAGTCAAGCGGAGCCTTTCTCGGGGTTAATTTCTATCCAAGATTTTGCCTCAGACCCCGCAGTTGGGTGttctttttaatacaaagcaaTAGAAGCCCCCGAGGAGCTGAGCCTTGTGGTGATGCATGTAATTGGTAACGCAGGGGCAGACGTGTCCCTGGAAAACGTTGCTTTGTGAGGAAGGAAAGGCGCTGCTGGGGGCTGACAGCCTGGGCCGCCGCCAGGTGGCACAGCTGAAATCCCTCGAGCTTAAATCGCCCTCCTGCCCTGCGAGGAGGACGTGGATTTTTACAGACCTGCCCTATTTTTCTATGATGAGAAGTAACTAAATAAATTTCGCTGGATGTTTTAACGACATCTCTGCTTGTATTTCTTGCGGCTGGGTTCCTGGAGCCTTTTCCTGGACCAGGTAAGAGAAGGACGCGTAGTTTCCGGAAGCCCAGCCCTCCACAGCAGCTGTGGCTCAGCTTTCCACGGCACCCTCCTggctctctccttcccccccagGCAGGGGTGCTGCACCCAGGGCCATGTCCAAGGGTGGCCCCGCGGCCCTTTGAACACAGAAGACACCACACAAAGCACGTCTGAAACAAAAGGCTGGTGTTTAATGAAGCCCAGTCTCGTGTACAGCTCCGTACACGCCCTGGGAAGCCGCCCCCTGCAGTTCAGTTTGCTGAACTCGTGCTAGGGCTCTGcagccaaaaccaaaaccagttCATTCACCTGTACCAGGCTTCCTCTTCTTGCTACAACACCAGAGCCTCCAGAACAGTGCAGTTACACCTTCCTGGCCACAGCGCCGTGAAGACACCCGACCTCAACAGGACACGGGGCTGAAGcgtaagaaaaaaatggcattccCTCGgcaagggagaaagggaaagggctCAGTGCTGAGTTAATCGTTCCAACCACCTTTCCAGGggcaaagcttttaaaacaaacgCATACAAAAGATGCGGGACAAGCCCAagccctgcaaaaaaaaaaaaaaaaaaaagccccaaccCAGCAGCTGAGTTTCGGCAGCAAGTTCTGTTCCCTGGAGCCAAGGCCTCCCTCCCTCAGCACCtcacacagctgctggcagggtgaCATTGTGGTCCTCATCCGTTTCTATGCCAACTTCCTCCTGTGCAAGGACAAAGGGGGCTCGTGGCAGGATGGGTGCCGCTGGCACAgcgggcacggcccccccccagggcagagccaggctctgggACTTACGAAGAACTGCTTCTTGCTTTTGGGGTACCCCTCCAGGATGGCGTCGAGCAGCTCGGTCGCCTGGCAGGACAGAGACGTTGGGTCAGGTTTGCTCTTTCTGATGCAAAGAGCGTTCGTTTTGTTTCCACAAGAACAACCAGAACGTTCAAAGACGTTTCTTACGTAGGTATTTCAGTGACATGGCCTTCCCAAGAGGCTCTTGATACACATTAGTCCTTACCAAGCCTGGGTGGCACTCGGCAGTGAGTGCAGAGCGCCTTTAATAGTCACAGTGTTTGCCTGAAGTCCCCACAACCTGTGTCACAGCTCACAGAACACTTGCCGAGCAATTCCGCTGACTGTGCCTGTCCCGAAGGGCAGCCGTGTCCCCGTGGGACTGTCactgcccctgctgccccccgcTGGAGCTGCCCACCCACCCTGCATTCACTGCAGAGCCTTACCATCCGCTTCCTCTTCCGCCACTCCTTACAGTACAGCCTCTGCTCGCTGCACACCTGCCAAGAGCAAGGCAAAGTGAGAACAACCCAGCCAAGAGCCACCCTGCAGAGCCTCTGTAAGCCCAAAGCTGGGAAACGTCTGGTTCTAAGGACGCCGTACATCTGGGCTACGGCCAGAGGGGTTTCTGGCAGCAGGAGCGACTCGCAGCCCTTACTGGGACATGAACATCGCCTTGCGACGGCTCACGAGAGAGAGGAACAGGCTGAATCGATAAAGTGCCTGGGGACTGCCTGAAGCCAAGGTTTGCAATGCAGATAGAGCTGAGGCTATTTCAAGATATCTCTAAGGGACGCGTTTTCAAGACGTGCACGTGGGCTGTGcagagcccacgcaggagcacCGCTGGCATCCTGGGGCGAGCCAGGCCGGGGAGCAGGGTAACGCAGCCAAGGGTTTGGTACGCCTGGCCCCAACCTGGGCCCCGCTGCGCgtgctctgctcagccccagccccctttttaccttctctttttcctccgGCGTGACGTGGTTGGTGGCAGACTTGATCCTCTCCAGCTTGTCCGCGTAACCGGCGCAGTCCTTCCTCAGCTCCTCGACCTCCCGGGCCATCTCGGGGGTCGTCATGGAGCcgctcagctccctcagctctGCGAGGAGACGCCGATCACCGGACGGGACCGGCAGCCAGCTCCAAGCCGCCCGTCCCCGCAGGCCGCACGGCCGGtaccggggccgtgccgggagCCCTCACCCGCTTCCAGCTGccggcagccctgctgcagcgcCTGCACCTGGGCCGACAGAGCCGCGATCTCCCCGTCCAGCCCTCGCAGCTCCACATCGCTGGCGGCCGGGAGCTGCTCctggaaggggggggggggggtggggggggggggaagcggcAGGAGCTCAGCGGGGCCGGGGTGAGGGGGagcccggggtggggggggctggggccggccCGGCGCTCACCTGGTCGGCGAAGTAAACCTTCTGCTTGCCGTACGCCTTCTCGCGGATGCGgccctgctgtgccagctgctcCAGCGCCTTCACCACGGCCTGAGGGAGGTGTGCGGTCAGcagggccccgctccccgcccggcccagcccggtccggcccggcccggcccgctcACCGCCTTGCCCAGCCCGTGCTCCCGCTGCAGGTTCCCGAAAGCGTCCTGGGCGCTGTAAGGCCGGTTCTGCTCCCGCAGGTACCGAAGCAGGACGGCGGCGGCTCCTGGGGGACAGCGGCGCGGTCAccgcgggcagccccggcccctccgggcgcccccccggccccgccggccctCACCGCCCGCCGCGGGACCCTCCCGCCCCTtgctcatcctcctcctccgctGCCCGCCGACGAAATGACGCGCTTCCGGCGAGACGCGCGAACCACCCCCCGACGCTTGCAGCCAATCGGAGCGGGAGGACGAtgaggggaggcggcggcgaTTGGATGAGGGAGGCGAAGCCACGCCCCGAAAAGGGAGGGGGCGGGGGTGCGCGGGTTGTGTGGCGCCGGGTcacgtggtggtggtggggggggggcgtcaAGGCTCCCTCAGGGCCCGTTTTGGGGCGCTTTGCCCTGAAAAACGTCATTTAGGAAGGGGGCGCTGCGAAAAGGGAACGTGGGCCGCTGGGACTCGGCCCCACAAGTGGTCCCGCCAGGAACACGGCCGCAAGAAACGACCCCAGAGGAGGGCATCGTCCCACCGGAGGATACGGCCCCAAAACCAG
The sequence above is drawn from the Cygnus olor isolate bCygOlo1 chromosome 25, bCygOlo1.pri.v2, whole genome shotgun sequence genome and encodes:
- the LOC121059745 gene encoding homologous-pairing protein 2 homolog isoform X2; this translates as MSKGREGPAAGGAAAVLLRYLREQNRPYSAQDAFGNLQREHGLGKAAVVKALEQLAQQGRIREKAYGKQKVYFADQEQLPAASDVELRGLDGEIAALSAQVQALQQGCRQLEAELRELSGSMTTPEMAREVEELRKDCAGYADKLERIKSATNHVTPEEKEKVCSEQRLYCKEWRKRKRMATELLDAILEGYPKSKKQFFEEVGIETDEDHNVTLPAAV
- the LOC121059745 gene encoding homologous-pairing protein 2 homolog isoform X1, translated to MTFFRAKRPKTGPEGALTPPPHHHHVTRRHTTRAPPPPPFSGRGFASLIQSPPPPLIVLPLRLAASVGGWFARLAGSASFRRRAAEEEDEQGAGGSRGGRSRRRPASVPAGAEPALQRPGRFREPAAGARAGQGGRGEGAGAAGTAGPHPREGVRQAEGLLRRPELRELSGSMTTPEMAREVEELRKDCAGYADKLERIKSATNHVTPEEKEKVCSEQRLYCKEWRKRKRMATELLDAILEGYPKSKKQFFEEVGIETDEDHNVTLPAAV